Proteins co-encoded in one Leptotrichia sp. oral taxon 215 str. W9775 genomic window:
- a CDS encoding transposase, producing MSFNEETDTYTCANNQNLEFKYTLKQKNRSGYISEKKVYECNNCEGCPFALKCKNTS from the coding sequence ATGTCATTTAATGAGGAAACTGATACATACACATGTGCAAATAATCAGAACCTTGAATTCAAATATACTTTAAAACAAAAAAATAGAAGTGGATACATATCAGAAAAGAAAGTATATGAATGTAACAATTGTGAGGGATGTCCTTTTGCATTAAAATGTAAAAATACATCT